A DNA window from Polyangiaceae bacterium contains the following coding sequences:
- a CDS encoding glycosyltransferase: MAKLLARRRGIRFGFWLEQPFPASTFRRVVRDVMIERALRGADFVWTAGPRALAIYETLMRDRGRLHVLPYGQDLSKNFAFSRKYPSANDPIRFLFSGKYMHRNNIWELLSAFRALREQYGPRAELVLSGYSGMDNSVRAHISADAVLSGAVSHDTDFETWDDRLRPFRNADVLCMPGVHAGWGLIVPEAMSLGMPVICGNGIESALMLVRPSVDGFIVGASYLQIGDAMKRFLEQPQLLEDYGRSARERARICDAPNVAMRFMELLSPLLAETSKSYPS, from the coding sequence GTGGCGAAGCTGCTCGCTAGACGCAGGGGTATTCGGTTCGGGTTCTGGCTCGAGCAACCCTTCCCCGCCTCTACGTTCCGTCGGGTAGTTCGCGACGTGATGATCGAACGGGCGCTGCGCGGTGCCGACTTCGTCTGGACCGCTGGGCCGCGGGCCTTGGCCATCTACGAGACGCTCATGCGCGACCGTGGGAGATTGCATGTGCTGCCCTACGGGCAAGACCTGTCGAAGAATTTCGCATTTTCCAGGAAGTACCCATCCGCGAACGACCCGATCCGATTTCTGTTCTCGGGCAAGTACATGCATCGGAACAACATTTGGGAGCTGCTCAGCGCCTTCCGTGCGCTCCGAGAGCAGTACGGCCCGCGAGCGGAACTCGTGCTTTCGGGCTACTCGGGAATGGACAACAGTGTGCGCGCGCACATTTCTGCCGATGCGGTCCTGAGCGGCGCCGTTTCGCACGATACCGACTTTGAGACGTGGGACGATCGGCTCAGGCCGTTCCGGAACGCAGACGTGCTTTGTATGCCTGGGGTGCACGCCGGCTGGGGGTTAATCGTTCCCGAAGCCATGAGCCTTGGCATGCCTGTCATTTGCGGCAACGGGATCGAAAGCGCCCTCATGTTGGTGCGACCGAGTGTGGACGGCTTCATCGTGGGAGCCAGCTACCTACAGATTGGGGATGCGATGAAGCGATTCCTCGAGCAACCGCAGTTGCTCGAGGACTACGGGAGGAGCGCCCGGGAACGGGCACGCATCTGCGATGCACCGAACGTCGCCATGCGATTCATGGAACTCCTTTCACCGCTACTGGCCGAAACGTCCAAGTCCTACCCTTCGTAG